In Ectothiorhodospiraceae bacterium 2226, a single window of DNA contains:
- the ctaD gene encoding cytochrome c oxidase subunit I yields MTGRELHHALDVIWSPRPGLGRLSAVNHTIVGRRFIVTGFVFFLIGGVLALLMRTQLAVPDNTLLDHDTYNQLFTMHGTTMMFLFAVPILEGFAMYLIPKMVGARDMIFPRLSAFGYWCYLFGGLLLYSGLLVGQAPDGGWFMYPPLTSEAYTPGLNSDFWLLGVTFVEISAVAAGVEIIATILRSRAPGMAIQYLPLFAWAMLVVAFMIVFGFPPLILASILLEVERAFGLPYFDATRGGDALLWQHLFWLFGHPEVYIIFLPAAGMLSMIIPVFARTPIVGYVWVVLALVAVGFISFGLWVHHMYATGIPHLALSFFSAASLAVSIPTGIQIFAWLATLWRGTPLLRTPLLFVLGFFFIFVIGGLTGVMLAIVPFNWQVHDTYFVVAHLHYVLIGGMVFPLFAGLYYWLPSSTGRLLSERLGRWAFGLMFVGFNVSFLPMHLTGMVGMPRRVYTYPDWMGWDWLNLISTVGAYLFALGVLVFLIDVARSARREPGPRNPWQAGTLEWTIPTPVPNYNFVSIPPVRGHDPLWERPQLAAEMEAGTHYLGSVEGGRRETVGTGVVSGRAEQVIVLPGPSWTPLVSALFVAVFFVGFLIRQYELAAVGAALAAVAFMFWGWFNGNAKAPDLREAAPGVRLPMHYTTGCQAPGWWGLAIALLADGALFASLVFGYFFLWTVSDAWPPTGYDMLELTMPALALAAVVLSSAGPAYARRALLRGRPMGAVVGLLFGLLLAGLYGLLQWRVLQALPFGATEHAYGALVYTIVVFHLVHMAMAVMIAFITLLKALGGYLTPTRCVDIHVTNLFWHYTVAMWVVSFAVVHVFPEWV; encoded by the coding sequence GTGACGGGGCGGGAGTTGCACCACGCGCTCGATGTCATCTGGTCGCCGCGCCCGGGACTTGGACGCCTGAGCGCGGTCAACCACACCATCGTCGGGCGCCGCTTCATCGTCACCGGCTTCGTGTTCTTCCTGATCGGCGGTGTGCTGGCGCTGCTGATGCGCACCCAACTCGCGGTGCCCGACAACACGCTGCTCGACCACGATACCTACAACCAGCTGTTCACCATGCACGGCACGACGATGATGTTCCTGTTCGCCGTGCCGATTCTGGAAGGCTTCGCGATGTACCTGATCCCCAAGATGGTCGGGGCCCGCGACATGATCTTCCCGCGCCTGTCGGCGTTTGGTTACTGGTGCTATCTGTTCGGCGGGCTGCTGCTGTACTCGGGTCTGCTGGTCGGTCAGGCGCCGGACGGCGGTTGGTTCATGTATCCGCCGCTGACCAGCGAGGCATACACGCCGGGCCTGAACTCCGACTTCTGGCTGCTGGGCGTGACCTTCGTGGAGATCTCGGCGGTGGCCGCGGGCGTGGAGATCATCGCGACGATTCTGCGCTCGCGCGCGCCCGGCATGGCGATCCAGTACCTGCCGCTGTTCGCCTGGGCGATGCTGGTGGTGGCCTTCATGATCGTGTTCGGCTTCCCGCCGCTGATCCTGGCCAGCATCCTGCTCGAGGTGGAGCGTGCCTTCGGTCTGCCGTACTTCGATGCCACACGCGGCGGCGACGCCCTGTTGTGGCAGCACCTGTTCTGGCTGTTCGGCCACCCCGAGGTCTACATCATCTTCCTGCCCGCCGCGGGCATGCTGTCGATGATCATTCCGGTATTCGCCCGCACGCCCATCGTGGGCTACGTCTGGGTGGTGCTGGCGCTGGTGGCGGTGGGCTTCATCAGCTTCGGCCTGTGGGTGCATCATATGTATGCCACCGGCATTCCGCACCTCGCCCTCAGCTTTTTCTCCGCGGCCAGTCTCGCGGTGAGCATTCCCACCGGCATCCAGATCTTCGCCTGGCTGGCCACGCTGTGGCGCGGCACCCCGCTGCTGCGCACGCCGCTGTTGTTCGTACTCGGCTTCTTCTTCATCTTCGTGATCGGCGGCCTCACCGGCGTGATGCTGGCCATCGTGCCGTTCAACTGGCAAGTGCACGACACCTACTTCGTGGTGGCGCATCTGCACTACGTGCTGATCGGGGGCATGGTGTTCCCGCTGTTCGCGGGGCTCTATTACTGGCTGCCGAGCTCCACCGGACGGCTGCTGTCCGAACGCCTGGGGCGCTGGGCCTTCGGCCTGATGTTCGTGGGCTTCAACGTCAGCTTCCTGCCCATGCACCTGACCGGCATGGTCGGCATGCCGCGGCGCGTGTACACCTATCCGGACTGGATGGGCTGGGACTGGCTCAACCTCATCTCCACCGTCGGCGCTTACCTGTTCGCGCTGGGCGTGCTCGTGTTTCTGATCGACGTGGCGCGCAGCGCGCGACGCGAACCGGGGCCGCGCAACCCCTGGCAGGCCGGGACGCTCGAATGGACCATCCCGACGCCGGTGCCCAACTACAACTTCGTCAGCATCCCGCCCGTGCGCGGCCATGACCCCTTGTGGGAGCGGCCGCAGCTCGCCGCGGAGATGGAGGCGGGCACTCATTATCTCGGCAGTGTCGAGGGGGGGCGGCGCGAGACCGTCGGCACCGGGGTGGTGAGCGGGCGGGCGGAGCAGGTGATCGTGTTGCCGGGGCCGAGTTGGACGCCGCTGGTGAGCGCGCTGTTCGTGGCCGTGTTCTTCGTCGGCTTTTTGATACGCCAGTACGAGTTGGCCGCGGTGGGGGCCGCGCTCGCCGCGGTCGCCTTCATGTTCTGGGGTTGGTTCAACGGCAACGCCAAGGCGCCGGACCTGCGCGAGGCGGCGCCCGGGGTGAGGCTGCCGATGCACTACACCACCGGGTGCCAGGCGCCGGGGTGGTGGGGGCTGGCCATCGCCCTGCTGGCCGACGGCGCGCTGTTCGCCTCGCTGGTGTTCGGCTACTTCTTCCTGTGGACGGTGTCCGACGCCTGGCCGCCGACCGGCTACGACATGCTGGAACTCACGATGCCCGCCCTGGCGCTCGCCGCGGTGGTGCTGAGCAGCGCCGGCCCGGCCTACGCGCGCCGCGCCTTGCTACGCGGCCGGCCGATGGGCGCGGTCGTGGGCCTGTTATTCGGTTTGCTGCTGGCCGGGCTCTACGGCCTGTTGCAGTGGCGGGTGTTGCAGGCGCTGCCCTTCGGCGCCACCGAGCATGCCTACGGCGCACTGGTGTACACCATCGTGGTCTTCCACCTGGTGCACATGGCGATGGCGGTCATGATCGCCTTCATCACGCTGCTGAAGGCCCTCGGGGGCTACCTCACCCCCACCCGCTGCGTGGACATCCATGTCACCAACCTGTTCTGGCACTACACGGTGGCCATGTGGGTCGTGAGCTTCGCGGTGGTCCATGTGTTTCCGGAGTGGGTATGA
- a CDS encoding cytochrome c oxidase assembly protein: MPRLTAYGPTGLGVAALLAAPTVQAHAPEARWGIDPWVAVPLVVLMAVYLRGWLGSPRRRGGGGRVAAFWLGCATLAVALLGPMEAWAEEGLAAHMIQHMLLIGVAAPLLVLAWPGPVLLRGLPNPWRRAVVYGAVALRGPWSWATRLAVASLLHAAVIWLWHAPPAFDAALSNRALHTLEHLSFVLSAVLFWWAVRVATVRGEAGAAGLWILFTMIHMGLLGALLTFAPAPLYGYHEPLPFGFTALEDQQLAGLVMWVPAGAVYLGAGLAVLGYWLTRAGRNCEPARPSGRAKRA, encoded by the coding sequence ATGCCTCGCTTAACCGCCTACGGGCCGACCGGTCTGGGGGTGGCGGCGCTGCTGGCTGCGCCGACGGTGCAGGCGCACGCGCCCGAGGCGCGCTGGGGGATCGATCCGTGGGTGGCGGTGCCGCTCGTCGTGTTGATGGCGGTATACCTGCGCGGTTGGCTTGGCAGTCCCCGGCGGCGCGGGGGCGGCGGGCGAGTTGCCGCCTTCTGGCTCGGCTGCGCGACGTTGGCGGTGGCACTGCTCGGGCCCATGGAGGCGTGGGCGGAGGAGGGGCTGGCCGCGCACATGATCCAGCACATGCTGCTGATCGGCGTGGCGGCGCCACTGCTGGTCCTGGCTTGGCCCGGGCCGGTGCTGCTGCGCGGACTGCCGAACCCCTGGCGGCGCGCGGTGGTGTACGGCGCCGTGGCGTTGCGCGGCCCATGGAGCTGGGCGACACGCCTCGCCGTCGCGAGCCTGCTGCACGCCGCAGTGATCTGGCTCTGGCATGCGCCGCCGGCCTTCGACGCCGCGTTGAGCAACCGCGCATTGCACACCCTGGAACACCTGAGCTTCGTGCTCAGCGCGGTGTTGTTCTGGTGGGCAGTGCGGGTCGCCACGGTGCGTGGCGAAGCCGGTGCGGCCGGCCTGTGGATCCTGTTCACCATGATCCACATGGGACTGCTGGGGGCGTTGTTGACCTTCGCGCCGGCGCCTTTGTACGGCTACCACGAACCGCTGCCGTTCGGATTCACGGCGCTGGAAGACCAGCAGCTGGCGGGTTTGGTGATGTGGGTGCCCGCGGGGGCGGTGTATCTCGGAGCGGGTTTGGCGGTGCTGGGATACTGGCTGACGCGCGCGGGGCGCAACTGCGAACCGGCGCGGCCGTCGGGCCGCGCGAAACGGGCGTGA
- a CDS encoding DUF1328 domain-containing protein: MLSWAITFLIIAIVAALLGFTGVAGTAAWIAQALFVVFLVLFVVALIMGRGRPPA, translated from the coding sequence ATGCTGTCGTGGGCCATTACCTTTCTCATCATTGCGATCGTCGCTGCGCTACTCGGATTCACCGGCGTGGCCGGTACTGCGGCCTGGATCGCCCAAGCGCTGTTCGTTGTGTTCTTGGTCCTGTTCGTCGTCGCGCTCATCATGGGCCGAGGGCGACCGCCAGCATGA
- a CDS encoding rhodanese, which yields MRKYVLVLLAAALAIATGPTLADGEFPGRGLYPTVDFVEREDLHARFDAYTIVDVRSAYEYQTLHIKGAVNIPLASDSFVDEIRALSAETGKPLAFYCNGRSCRVSYQASERAARHGIAGTTAYDAGIFEWAQAYPDKSVLLGRSPINVADLIDDKAFKARMLDAATFAERVGSDSIVVDVRDEHQRDAIALFPFREQRVALGDSERLREIVRQARAEGKTLLIYDAVGRQVRWLQYSLEALGARDYYFMDGGEQAYYAMLSNSN from the coding sequence ATGCGCAAGTACGTTCTAGTCCTTCTCGCCGCCGCGCTCGCTATTGCTACCGGCCCGACACTGGCCGACGGCGAATTCCCCGGCCGGGGCCTCTATCCCACAGTGGACTTCGTCGAACGCGAAGACCTGCACGCGCGTTTCGACGCCTACACCATTGTCGACGTACGCTCGGCCTACGAATACCAGACCCTGCATATCAAGGGAGCGGTCAACATCCCGCTGGCGAGCGATTCCTTCGTCGACGAAATCAGGGCCCTCAGCGCCGAGACCGGCAAGCCGCTGGCGTTCTACTGCAACGGACGTAGTTGCCGTGTCTCGTATCAGGCATCCGAGCGCGCCGCCCGCCACGGTATCGCGGGCACCACGGCCTACGACGCCGGCATCTTCGAGTGGGCCCAGGCCTATCCCGACAAGTCGGTGCTGCTCGGTCGGTCACCCATCAACGTCGCCGACCTGATCGACGACAAGGCCTTCAAGGCGCGCATGCTGGACGCCGCCACCTTCGCCGAGCGGGTCGGCTCCGACAGCATCGTGGTGGACGTGCGCGACGAACACCAACGCGACGCCATCGCGCTGTTCCCGTTCCGCGAGCAGCGCGTCGCCCTCGGGGATAGCGAGCGCCTGCGGGAAATCGTGCGCCAGGCCCGCGCCGAGGGTAAGACGCTGCTGATCTACGACGCCGTCGGGCGTCAGGTACGTTGGCTGCAGTACTCGCTGGAGGCGCTCGGCGCGCGCGACTACTACTTCATGGACGGCGGCGAGCAGGCCTATTACGCGATGCTCTCCAACAGCAACTGA
- the ppsA gene encoding phosphoenolpyruvate synthase: MNDNLIWFRDVSMGDVEHVGGKNASLGEMIRGLTEAGVRVPDGFATTAAAYRRFLAHQGLEQRIYERLDATDIDDVQALARAGKDIRGWVRETPLPAELETAVREAYRSLARERGGAAPVAIRSSATAEDLPEASFAGQQETLLNVRGEDAVIDGLKTVFASLFNDRAIAYREHHGFAHRDVALSAGVQLMVRSDLGASGVIFTIDTESGFRDVVFITAALGLGETVVQGAVNPDEFYVYKPNLAAARPAILRRSLGSKAIKMVYAEGEDGGTRTVDTDAEERASFTLSDAEVEALARHAVAIDDHYGKPMDIEWAKDGEDGELYIVQARPETVKSRASGAVLQSYHLQERGEALLAGRSIGQRIGAGTVRVVRKVEEMHTVQPGDVLVADMTDPDWEPVMKRAAAIVTDRGGRTCHAAIIARELGIPAVVGTGDATQRLLGEQEVTVSCAEGDTGHVYRGRLPFEVRELDLESMPELPFQVMLNVGNPDRAFDLRFLPNDGVGLARIEFIINRLIGVHPKALLTLDQQPDELQTRVRALAAGYASPVEFYVGKLAEGIATLGAAFAPKPVIVRLSDFKSNEYANLLGGQPFEPHEDNPMLGFRGASRYVSESFRDCFALECRAVKRVRDEMGLTNVEVMIPFVRTVDEARQTVELLAEHGLRRGENGLRIIMMCEIPSNALLAEDFLQHFDGYSIGSNDLTQLTLGLDRDSGVIAHLFDERDPAVKRLLAMAIEGCRAQGKYVGICGQGPSDHPDLAFWLMEQGISSVSLNPDSVVETWLYLAKNRQD; this comes from the coding sequence ATGAACGACAATCTCATCTGGTTCCGCGACGTCTCGATGGGCGACGTCGAGCACGTGGGCGGCAAGAACGCCTCGCTGGGCGAGATGATCCGCGGCCTCACCGAAGCGGGCGTGCGGGTACCGGACGGCTTCGCCACGACCGCGGCGGCCTACCGCAGGTTCCTCGCCCATCAGGGTCTGGAACAGCGCATCTACGAGCGTCTCGACGCCACCGACATCGACGACGTGCAGGCGCTGGCGCGCGCGGGCAAGGACATTCGGGGCTGGGTGCGCGAGACGCCCTTGCCGGCCGAACTCGAGACGGCGGTGCGCGAGGCCTACCGCAGCTTGGCGCGCGAGCGCGGCGGCGCCGCGCCCGTGGCGATCCGCTCCTCCGCCACCGCCGAGGACCTGCCCGAGGCCTCCTTCGCGGGTCAGCAGGAGACGCTGCTGAACGTGCGCGGCGAGGACGCGGTGATCGACGGCCTGAAGACGGTGTTCGCCTCGCTATTCAACGACCGCGCCATCGCCTATCGCGAGCATCACGGTTTTGCCCACCGGGACGTGGCACTGTCGGCCGGCGTGCAGTTGATGGTGCGCAGCGACCTCGGCGCCAGCGGCGTGATTTTCACCATCGACACCGAGTCGGGGTTCCGCGACGTGGTGTTCATCACCGCCGCCCTCGGTCTCGGCGAGACGGTGGTTCAAGGCGCGGTCAACCCGGACGAGTTCTACGTGTACAAGCCCAACCTCGCCGCCGCGCGCCCCGCGATCCTGCGGCGCAGCCTGGGCAGCAAGGCGATCAAGATGGTGTACGCCGAGGGCGAGGACGGGGGCACGCGCACCGTGGACACCGACGCGGAGGAGCGCGCGAGCTTCACCCTGAGCGATGCGGAGGTGGAGGCGCTCGCGCGTCACGCGGTGGCCATCGACGACCATTACGGCAAGCCGATGGACATCGAGTGGGCGAAGGACGGCGAGGACGGCGAGCTGTACATCGTGCAGGCCCGCCCGGAGACGGTGAAGAGCCGCGCGAGCGGCGCGGTGCTGCAGAGCTACCACCTGCAGGAGCGCGGCGAGGCGCTGCTCGCGGGCCGCAGCATCGGCCAGCGCATCGGCGCCGGCACGGTGCGCGTGGTGCGCAAGGTCGAGGAGATGCACACCGTGCAGCCCGGCGACGTGCTGGTGGCCGACATGACCGACCCCGATTGGGAGCCGGTGATGAAGCGCGCCGCGGCCATTGTCACCGATCGCGGCGGCCGCACCTGCCATGCGGCCATCATTGCGCGCGAGCTCGGCATCCCCGCCGTGGTCGGCACCGGCGACGCCACCCAACGCCTGCTCGGCGAGCAGGAGGTCACCGTGTCCTGCGCCGAGGGCGACACCGGGCACGTCTACCGCGGGCGCCTGCCGTTCGAGGTGCGCGAGCTGGATCTGGAGTCCATGCCCGAGCTGCCGTTCCAAGTCATGTTGAACGTGGGCAACCCCGACCGCGCCTTCGACTTGCGCTTCCTGCCCAACGATGGGGTGGGCCTCGCGCGCATCGAGTTCATCATCAACCGCCTGATCGGCGTGCACCCCAAGGCGCTGCTTACCCTTGACCAGCAGCCTGACGAGCTGCAGACGCGGGTGCGGGCCCTGGCGGCCGGCTACGCCTCGCCGGTGGAGTTCTACGTCGGCAAGCTCGCCGAGGGCATCGCCACCTTGGGGGCCGCGTTCGCCCCGAAGCCGGTCATCGTGCGCCTGTCGGACTTCAAGTCCAACGAGTACGCCAACCTGCTCGGCGGCCAACCCTTCGAGCCGCACGAGGACAACCCGATGCTCGGTTTCCGCGGGGCCTCGCGCTACGTCTCGGAGAGCTTCCGCGACTGCTTCGCGCTGGAGTGCCGCGCGGTCAAGCGGGTGCGTGACGAGATGGGCCTGACCAACGTGGAGGTGATGATCCCCTTCGTGCGCACCGTGGACGAGGCGCGCCAGACGGTGGAGCTGCTGGCCGAGCACGGCTTGCGCCGCGGCGAGAACGGGCTGCGGATCATTATGATGTGCGAGATTCCCTCCAATGCCCTGCTGGCCGAGGACTTTCTGCAGCACTTCGACGGCTACTCGATCGGCTCGAACGATTTGACCCAGCTCACCCTGGGGCTGGATCGCGACTCCGGGGTGATCGCCCATCTGTTCGACGAGCGTGACCCGGCCGTCAAGCGCCTGCTCGCCATGGCCATCGAGGGCTGTCGCGCCCAAGGCAAGTACGTGGGCATCTGCGGGCAGGGCCCCTCCGACCACCCCGACCTGGCCTTCTGGCTCATGGAGCAGGGCATCTCCAGCGTCTCGCTGAACCCCGATTCCGTCGTCGAAACGTGGCTATATCTGGCGAAAAACCGTCAGGATTGA
- a CDS encoding kinase/pyrophosphorylase — MRTVFFVSDRTGITVEAMGRSVLSQFEGEDFRRVRLPFIDTLDKARAAAAEVRAAGAADGARPLVFSTLLDPALRAALAESGCALFDFFEAFIGPVENELQRAPTHAPGRTHGLADPAAYARRMEALRYALRTDDGVATDDYRDAELILVGVSRSGKTPTCLYLALQYGLFAANYPLTDEDLEAGELPAALVPVRERVRGLVVTAERLHRLRQERRPNSPYAELAQCQREVRLLQRLYRAERIPALDVSAMSVEEIAATLAASLARPLR; from the coding sequence ATGCGCACCGTGTTCTTCGTGTCCGACCGCACCGGCATCACCGTGGAGGCGATGGGCCGCAGCGTGCTCAGCCAATTCGAGGGCGAGGACTTTCGCCGCGTCCGTCTGCCATTCATCGATACGCTTGATAAAGCCCGCGCCGCGGCGGCCGAGGTGCGGGCCGCCGGCGCGGCCGACGGCGCGCGGCCGCTGGTGTTCAGCACGCTGCTGGACCCGGCGCTGCGCGCCGCCCTGGCCGAGAGCGGCTGCGCACTGTTCGATTTCTTCGAGGCCTTCATCGGCCCCGTCGAGAACGAACTGCAGCGCGCGCCCACGCATGCGCCCGGTCGCACCCACGGCTTGGCGGATCCCGCCGCCTACGCGCGCCGCATGGAGGCGCTGCGCTACGCGCTGCGCACCGACGACGGCGTCGCCACCGACGACTACCGCGATGCCGAGCTGATCCTGGTGGGTGTCTCGCGCTCCGGTAAGACGCCCACCTGCCTATACCTCGCCTTGCAGTACGGCCTGTTCGCCGCCAATTACCCGCTCACCGACGAGGACCTGGAGGCCGGCGAGCTGCCGGCCGCGCTGGTGCCGGTGCGTGAGCGGGTGCGGGGGCTGGTGGTCACCGCCGAGCGCCTGCATCGCCTGCGTCAGGAGCGGCGGCCCAACTCGCCCTATGCCGAGCTCGCGCAGTGTCAGCGCGAGGTGCGCCTGCTGCAGCGTCTGTACCGCGCCGAGCGCATCCCCGCATTGGACGTCAGCGCCATGTCGGTCGAGGAGATTGCCGCCACGCTCGCCGCGAGTCTTGCCCGCCCGCTCAGGTAA
- a CDS encoding alpha-D-glucose phosphate-specific phosphoglucomutase — protein MKIRSVATRPYLDQRPGTSGLRKKVATFQQPHYLENFVQSIFDILDNGRGEDVRGKTLVVGGDGRYYNRTAIGTILRMAAANGVGRVLVGQGGILSTPAVSCIIRKHQALGGIVLSASHNPAGPEGDFGIKYNVANGGPAPEAVTEAIYARSREIDAYLTLDEVELPLDRLGRFELGQTQIEIIDPVADYAELMQQLFDFEAIGALLRGETIPGWHMRFDAMHAVTGPYARDILERRLGAPAGTVMNGEVREDFGGGHPDPNLVHAHELVTLLNAPDGPQFGAASDGDGDRNMILGRNTFVTPSDSLAVLAANAALVPGYRGGLKGIARSMPTSQAPDRVAEALGIPCYETPTGWKFFGNLLDDGRATLCGEESFGTGSDHVREKDGLWAVLFWLNLLAVRKQPVSEILREHWARYGRNYYTRHDYEELDAALAQALMSGLAGELPNLGGRSFGGERIAWCDDFSYTDPVDGSVSRHQGLRIGFEGGARIVYRLSGTGTAGATLRIYIERHEPDPAKHDQDPQQALAELIGIADQLVGLRERTGRRAPTVIT, from the coding sequence ATGAAGATTCGCAGTGTGGCCACGCGCCCTTACCTCGATCAGCGGCCCGGCACCTCCGGTCTGCGTAAGAAGGTCGCGACCTTCCAGCAGCCCCACTACCTCGAGAATTTCGTCCAGTCGATCTTCGACATCCTGGACAATGGGCGGGGGGAGGACGTGCGCGGCAAGACGCTGGTGGTGGGCGGCGACGGGCGCTACTACAACCGCACCGCGATCGGCACCATCCTGCGCATGGCGGCGGCCAACGGGGTCGGGCGCGTGTTGGTCGGTCAAGGCGGCATCCTCTCCACGCCGGCGGTCTCCTGCATCATTCGCAAGCATCAGGCGCTCGGCGGCATCGTGCTGTCGGCGAGCCACAACCCCGCCGGCCCCGAGGGCGATTTCGGCATCAAGTACAACGTGGCCAACGGCGGGCCGGCACCGGAGGCCGTCACCGAAGCCATCTACGCCCGCTCACGCGAGATCGACGCCTACCTCACGCTGGACGAGGTGGAGCTACCGCTCGACCGGCTGGGCCGCTTCGAACTCGGCCAGACGCAGATCGAGATCATCGACCCCGTGGCCGACTACGCCGAGCTCATGCAGCAGCTGTTCGACTTCGAGGCCATCGGCGCGCTGCTGCGCGGCGAGACGATCCCCGGCTGGCACATGCGCTTCGACGCCATGCACGCGGTCACCGGCCCCTACGCGCGCGACATCCTGGAGCGCCGCCTCGGCGCCCCCGCCGGCACCGTGATGAACGGCGAGGTGCGCGAGGATTTCGGCGGCGGCCACCCCGACCCCAACCTGGTCCACGCCCACGAACTGGTCACGCTGCTGAACGCGCCGGACGGGCCGCAGTTCGGCGCCGCCTCGGACGGCGACGGCGACCGTAACATGATCCTCGGCCGCAACACCTTCGTCACCCCCTCGGACAGTCTGGCGGTGCTGGCCGCCAACGCCGCACTGGTGCCGGGCTATCGCGGCGGTCTGAAGGGCATCGCGCGCTCGATGCCGACCAGCCAGGCGCCCGATCGTGTCGCCGAAGCGCTCGGCATTCCCTGTTACGAGACGCCCACCGGGTGGAAGTTCTTCGGCAATCTGCTCGACGATGGGCGCGCCACGCTGTGCGGCGAGGAGAGCTTCGGCACCGGCTCGGATCATGTGCGCGAGAAGGACGGCCTGTGGGCGGTGCTGTTCTGGCTCAACCTGCTGGCGGTGCGCAAACAGCCGGTCAGCGAGATCCTGCGCGAGCACTGGGCGCGCTATGGGCGCAACTACTACACCCGTCATGATTACGAGGAGCTGGACGCCGCGCTCGCGCAGGCCCTGATGAGCGGCCTGGCCGGCGAGCTACCGAACCTCGGCGGGCGCAGCTTCGGCGGCGAGCGCATCGCCTGGTGCGACGACTTCAGCTACACGGACCCGGTAGACGGCAGCGTGAGTCGCCATCAGGGCCTGCGCATCGGCTTCGAGGGCGGCGCGCGCATCGTGTACCGCCTATCGGGCACCGGCACCGCCGGGGCGACGCTGCGCATCTACATCGAGCGCCACGAGCCCGACCCCGCCAAGCACGACCAGGATCCGCAGCAGGCCCTGGCCGAACTCATCGGCATCGCCGACCAACTGGTGGGCCTGCGCGAGCGCACCGGCCGCCGCGCACCGACCGTCATTACCTGA